The following proteins are encoded in a genomic region of Deltaproteobacteria bacterium:
- a CDS encoding amino acid transporter, translated as MITTPYLQGLGTGAGLIIAIGAQNAFVLTQSLARNHHLLVVLVCAASDILLIALGLAGMGVALQANDAFLAGATWLGAGFLFWYGLRSFRSALVSGSLEPGARARMSLGATLVATLAVTYLNPHVYLDTVLLLGSIGGRYPAPERLLFGAGAATASCLWFLVLGLGAPLLAPLFRHPRAWAVLDVLVGLTMWGVAASLVIPALA; from the coding sequence ATGATCACCACCCCATATCTGCAAGGCCTGGGCACGGGCGCCGGGCTCATCATCGCCATCGGGGCCCAGAACGCCTTTGTCCTGACCCAGAGTCTGGCCCGCAACCATCATCTGCTCGTGGTTTTGGTCTGCGCCGCGAGCGACATCCTGCTTATCGCCCTGGGCTTGGCCGGAATGGGCGTGGCCCTGCAGGCAAACGACGCCTTTCTGGCCGGCGCGACCTGGCTCGGGGCGGGATTTTTGTTCTGGTATGGCCTGCGTTCCTTCCGTTCGGCTCTGGTCTCCGGGAGCCTCGAACCGGGGGCGCGGGCGCGCATGAGTCTGGGCGCGACCTTGGTGGCGACCCTGGCCGTGACCTACCTCAATCCGCACGTCTATCTGGACACGGTTCTGCTTCTGGGCTCCATCGGCGGGCGCTATCCCGCGCCGGAGCGGTTGCTTTTCGGGGCCGGAGCGGCCACGGCCTCGTGCCTGTGGTTTTTGGTCCTGGGCCTGGGCGCGCCGCTTCTGGCCCCGCTGTTCCGCCACCCCAGGGCCTGGGCCGTGCTCGACGTGCTGGTCGGGTTGACCATGTGGGGCGTGGCCGCGTCCCTGGTGATTCCGGCCCTGGCCTGA
- a CDS encoding LysR family transcriptional regulator produces the protein MIDAKHLEALAAVITEESFDKAARVLFLTQSAVSQRIRQLEERIGRMLVVRSVPVRPTPAGMAVLRHYRQLADLERSLFEELSPDESGSFETVTLAV, from the coding sequence ATGATCGACGCCAAACATCTGGAAGCCCTGGCCGCCGTCATCACCGAAGAAAGTTTCGACAAGGCCGCCCGCGTCCTGTTCCTGACCCAATCCGCCGTGTCCCAGCGCATCCGCCAGCTGGAAGAACGCATCGGCCGCATGCTCGTGGTGCGCTCGGTTCCGGTCCGGCCCACGCCGGCGGGCATGGCCGTGCTGCGCCATTACCGCCAACTGGCCGATCTGGAGCGGTCCCTGTTCGAGGAATTGTCGCCGGACGAAAGCGGCAGTTTCGAGACCGTGACCCTGGCCGTCAA